One genomic segment of Myxocyprinus asiaticus isolate MX2 ecotype Aquarium Trade chromosome 14, UBuf_Myxa_2, whole genome shotgun sequence includes these proteins:
- the cnp gene encoding 2',3'-cyclic-nucleotide 3'-phosphodiesterase, which produces MEVEQNREVPEAVAETQEVVMEQEEKSEPKCVELVDVPPETAPEQKISQEKTPVMENSAVELPEKEKTIEPVVSSAKPSEVAPEKCPAAESSEKPPEVEKSSEPVQQKVSEEPQVQGNSELEKQEEEAVKEEEPAKEAESKPTAVNDAKPEELDKGAENMTKEEDKVQTSEAEGVQAELPKEAEPEQKEPELPLFFGWFLLPEEEERIKCATMDFLKTLDTLEAFKQHISEFTGEAEKEVDLEQYFQTVQPLHCTTKFCDYGKAEGAKEYVELQVVKDSFGKSYELSVTALIVTPRTFGARVALTETQMKLWPEGADKDKVPPALLPSVEGLPAGSRAHVTLGCSAGTEPVQTGFDLLEILGLQKEGKEGTQVEMEMGTLSYLGEGRWFLALREPITADTTFSSFSDDKPTSDQSKKDGEKKKKKCTIL; this is translated from the exons ATGGAAGTTGAGCAGAATCGGGAAGTTCCAGAGGCTGTTGCTGAAACACAGGAAGTGGTGATGGAGCAGGAGGAGAAATCGGAGCCCAAATGTGTAGAGTTGGTTGATGTACCTCCAGAAACAGCACCTGAACAAAAGATTTCACAGGAGAAGACCCCAGTGATGGAGAATTCTGCTGTGGAATTGCCAGAAAAAGAGAAAACCATAGAACCTGTGGTGTCTTCTGCCAAACCTTCTGAGGTAGCTCCAGAGAAATGCCCAGCTGCTGAGTCCTCCGAGAAGCCTCCTGAGGTGGAAAAGTCATCAGAGCCAGTACAGCAGAAAGTGTCTGAAGAACCACAGGTTCAAGGGAATTCTGAACTGGAGAAACAGGAGGAAGAAGCTGTGAAAGAGGAGGAGCCTGCCAAAGAGGCGGAGTCCAAACCTACTGCTGTGAATGATGCTAAGCCAGAAGAGCTCGACAAAGGTGCAGAGAATATGACGAAAGAGGAGGATAAGGTACAAACATCAGAGGCTGAGGGGGTTCAAGCTGAGCTTCCAAAAGAGGCAGAGCCTGAGCAGAAAGAACCAGAGCTACCGCTCTTCTTTGGCTGGTTTCTGCTTCCAGAGGAAGAGGAGCGGATAAAGTGCGCCACCATGGACTTTCTCAAGACGCTGGACACTTTGGAGGCCTTCAAACAGCACATTAGTGAAT TTACTGGTGAGGCAGAGAAAGAGGTCGATCTTGAGCAGTACTTTCAGACTGTACAGCCCCTCCACTGCACTACAAAGTTCTGTGACTACGGCAAAGCAGAGGGGGCAAAAGAGTATGTGGAGCTACAG gtGGTCAAGGATTCATTTGGCAAATCTTACGAGCTTTCCGTCACTGCTCTCATTGTGACCCCTCGTACGTTTGGGGCCCGTGTGGCGTTGACAGAAACTCAGATGAAGCTGTGGCCTGAAGGGGCGGACAAGGACAAGGTTCCTCCAGCTCTTCTGCCCAGTGTAGAAGGTCTCCCAGCAGGTAGCCGTGCCCATGTTACATTAGGTTGCTCTGCTGGAACAGAGCCAGTTCAGACCGGTTTTGATCTTCTGGAGATCCTGGGCCTGCAGAAAGAAGGCAAGGAGGGTACCCAGGTAGAGATGGAGATGGGCACTTTGTCCTACCTGGGTGAGGGCCGTTGGTTCCTTGCCTTGAGGGAACCAATTACAGCAGACACCACCTTCTCTAGCTTCTCTGACGACAAGCCTACCAGTGACCAGAGCAAAAAGGATggagagaagaaaaagaaaaaatgtaccATTCTGTGA